One stretch of Schlesneria sp. DSM 10557 DNA includes these proteins:
- a CDS encoding zinc-binding alcohol dehydrogenase family protein has protein sequence MRAIQLEKPLQFRLIDIPEPEAPQADEAVVRVHRIGICGTDLSGYLGKMPFYSYPRIPGHELGVEVVAVGSGVTNVKVGDRCSVEPYMNNPNSFASRRGRPNCCEDLQVLGVHTDGGMRPLFKVPARKLHPSAKLSLEQLALVETLAIGCHAVARCAPQPGEDVLVIGAGPIGLSVIEFVKLTGANLIVMDMVASRLEFCRNTMGVKHTVQAGDGQEEATLRKLTDGHLPTIVIDATGSCKSMSHALNYVGHTGKLVFVGITTENVSFGHPLMHRREMTLLASRNALPEDFGRIIGLIEAGTIDTRPWVTHRTSFDELIAEFPSYTKPETGVIKAIVEVPMS, from the coding sequence ATGCGTGCCATCCAACTCGAAAAGCCGCTTCAGTTTCGTTTGATCGATATCCCCGAGCCAGAAGCTCCGCAGGCGGATGAGGCCGTTGTTCGAGTCCATCGAATCGGGATCTGCGGAACCGACCTCAGTGGCTACCTCGGCAAGATGCCGTTCTACTCGTACCCGCGAATTCCCGGTCACGAGCTGGGTGTCGAAGTGGTGGCGGTTGGTTCGGGAGTCACCAACGTCAAAGTGGGAGACCGCTGCTCGGTCGAACCTTACATGAATAACCCCAACAGTTTCGCCAGTCGCCGGGGCCGCCCGAACTGTTGTGAGGACCTGCAAGTGTTGGGGGTGCACACCGACGGCGGAATGAGGCCCCTGTTCAAGGTCCCTGCTCGCAAGCTACATCCCTCCGCAAAGCTCTCGCTGGAGCAGTTGGCGCTGGTGGAGACACTGGCCATTGGGTGCCACGCCGTCGCCCGTTGTGCTCCTCAACCCGGAGAGGATGTTCTGGTGATTGGAGCCGGACCGATCGGCCTGAGCGTCATCGAGTTCGTGAAATTGACCGGCGCAAACCTGATCGTGATGGACATGGTCGCCAGCCGACTGGAGTTCTGTCGCAATACGATGGGTGTCAAGCACACCGTTCAGGCCGGGGACGGTCAAGAGGAAGCGACGCTGCGCAAACTGACCGACGGCCATCTTCCGACAATCGTCATCGACGCCACGGGAAGCTGCAAGTCGATGTCACATGCCCTGAACTATGTCGGCCATACGGGCAAGCTGGTATTTGTAGGGATCACGACCGAGAACGTCTCGTTCGGTCATCCCCTGATGCATCGGCGTGAGATGACTCTTCTGGCAAGTCGCAACGCACTCCCGGAAGACTTCGGCCGGATCATTGGGCTGATCGAGGCGGGGACGATCGACACACGTCCCTGGGTGACGCACAGAACAAGCTTCGACGAATTGATCGCGGAGTTCCCCAGCTACACGAAACCGGAAACGGGGGTCATTAAGGCGATCGTGGAAGTGCCGATGTCCTGA
- a CDS encoding small multi-drug export protein, which produces MMKITLDNRIRPETSTRELAGCELNSPDIHMLENHHSPPPENTLPDAVEHERMVESFLKFEKDFHKNHFAIWLGTLIGPLLTTMLLFGVVYLVSGPVFCGKLLFAAACSFAFLGRFSIVTPFSGLSPTTLFWMVTYQDAMVALFFAFHVGFMFRLPWIGPKIASLSSDSEFILAHQPWMKRMTFLGLLAFIAFPLAATGSAGGAIFGRLLGLSRWAIFWGSTLGAVIGNGAMLALTVLVKDSLPDNLENSPLIKWGGIPIILLIIFFLERRYTAMKRAFEAQRKQQADAATSAGTDQTV; this is translated from the coding sequence CGACAATCGCATCCGACCAGAGACCTCAACAAGGGAACTGGCCGGATGCGAGCTGAATTCTCCCGATATCCACATGCTCGAAAACCACCACTCACCTCCGCCTGAGAACACCCTGCCGGACGCCGTGGAACACGAGCGGATGGTGGAGTCGTTTCTGAAGTTCGAGAAGGACTTCCACAAAAATCACTTTGCGATCTGGCTGGGGACATTGATTGGTCCCCTACTGACGACGATGCTGCTGTTCGGCGTGGTCTATCTCGTCAGCGGTCCGGTCTTCTGCGGAAAGCTTCTCTTTGCTGCCGCCTGCTCATTCGCCTTCCTCGGTCGCTTTTCGATCGTCACCCCCTTTAGTGGTCTCAGCCCGACGACCCTCTTCTGGATGGTGACTTACCAGGATGCGATGGTCGCACTGTTCTTTGCCTTCCATGTGGGCTTCATGTTTCGTCTTCCGTGGATCGGCCCCAAAATCGCCTCGTTGTCCAGTGACAGCGAGTTCATTCTGGCTCACCAGCCCTGGATGAAACGCATGACGTTTCTGGGCCTCCTGGCGTTTATCGCATTTCCTCTGGCTGCTACCGGAAGTGCCGGTGGTGCCATTTTTGGTCGTCTACTGGGTCTTTCCCGCTGGGCCATTTTCTGGGGGAGTACACTGGGGGCCGTTATCGGAAACGGCGCCATGTTGGCACTGACGGTTCTCGTGAAGGATAGCCTCCCTGATAACCTCGAAAACTCGCCCCTGATCAAGTGGGGCGGTATCCCGATCATTCTGCTCATCATCTTCTTCCTGGAACGCCGCTACACCGCGATGAAGCGAGCGTTCGAAGCACAGCGGAAGCAGCAGGCCGATGCCGCTACGTCAGCGGGCACAGACCAGACCGTGTAG
- a CDS encoding transposase produces MPQSLSRIWLHLVFSTKGRQAFLNEGTFRDEMFKMLSHHVRAAGCYPKLAGGWIDHVHVVCGLGRTVSTASLIEHIKTETSKWAKTTSPELSSFAWQHGYGAFSFSQSQLKSVLDYVERQAEHHGRRSFQGEFRELCEKHEVEIDERYVWD; encoded by the coding sequence ATGCCACAATCGCTTTCTCGAATCTGGCTCCACCTTGTTTTCAGCACCAAAGGACGCCAGGCATTTCTCAATGAGGGCACGTTTCGCGACGAGATGTTCAAAATGCTGAGCCATCATGTCCGGGCCGCCGGGTGCTATCCCAAACTTGCCGGAGGATGGATCGATCACGTCCATGTCGTTTGTGGTCTTGGGCGAACTGTCTCGACCGCCAGTTTGATCGAACATATCAAAACGGAAACTTCGAAATGGGCGAAGACGACTTCGCCGGAATTATCCTCGTTCGCATGGCAACATGGCTACGGCGCATTCTCGTTTAGCCAATCACAATTGAAGTCCGTTCTCGATTATGTGGAACGACAGGCAGAGCATCACGGACGCCGGTCATTTCAGGGCGAGTTCCGCGAATTGTGCGAAAAACACGAGGTTGAGATCGATGAACGATACGTCTGGGATTGA
- a CDS encoding DUF3419 family protein, producing the protein MVVERLSKTWFNLVHGRNIVYNQCWEDPRLDRVALELTPQDRVVVITSAGCNALDYALAGAGHVHAVDMNSKQNHLLELKLAGVRHLDYDTFWKLFGNGCLPEWNSVYASQLRPHLPSDARRYWDRKGALFKEGRRKSFYFRCTSGTFAWFVNYYIDRVAKMRDAVNALLSAENVEQQKSLFEQYDLAKKLWRPMIKFAMRRDVTLSLLGVPRAQRKQIDEGYPGGILQFVVDRVEAVFTKIPLKDNYAWRVYLTGQYSPEACPEYLKPENFERLKAGVADHVTTHTNTVQGFLEQAEEPVSRLVLLDHMDWLSRDPAKRILTAEWQAILDKTTPNARVLWRSAGLDGTFINSVEVNVDGQKRKLADLLHYNHALATELHAKDRVHTYGSFCIADIHR; encoded by the coding sequence ATGGTTGTCGAACGTCTCAGTAAGACTTGGTTCAATCTCGTTCATGGACGGAACATCGTCTACAACCAGTGTTGGGAAGATCCCCGGCTCGACCGGGTTGCTCTGGAACTGACACCGCAGGACCGCGTCGTCGTCATCACCTCGGCCGGCTGCAACGCACTGGACTACGCTCTGGCGGGGGCCGGGCACGTGCATGCGGTCGACATGAATTCCAAGCAGAACCACCTGCTCGAATTGAAACTGGCGGGGGTGCGGCACCTCGATTACGACACGTTCTGGAAACTGTTCGGGAATGGATGTCTGCCCGAATGGAATTCCGTCTATGCGAGCCAACTGCGGCCTCACCTCCCTTCCGATGCTCGTCGGTATTGGGATCGCAAGGGGGCCTTGTTCAAGGAAGGCCGTCGCAAGTCGTTCTATTTCCGCTGTACCAGCGGCACCTTTGCGTGGTTCGTCAACTATTACATTGATCGTGTCGCCAAGATGCGCGATGCCGTCAATGCACTGCTTTCCGCCGAGAATGTGGAACAGCAGAAGAGCCTGTTCGAGCAATACGACCTGGCGAAGAAGCTCTGGCGTCCGATGATCAAGTTCGCCATGCGGCGTGACGTGACACTGTCGCTGCTGGGTGTTCCCCGGGCTCAGCGGAAGCAAATCGACGAAGGATACCCCGGTGGGATTCTGCAGTTCGTCGTCGATCGCGTGGAAGCGGTGTTCACCAAGATCCCGCTCAAGGATAACTATGCCTGGCGAGTCTATCTGACCGGTCAGTACTCACCCGAGGCCTGCCCCGAGTACCTCAAGCCAGAAAACTTTGAGCGTCTGAAGGCGGGTGTGGCTGATCATGTCACGACGCACACCAACACGGTTCAGGGTTTTCTCGAACAAGCGGAAGAACCTGTGTCGCGGTTGGTTCTACTGGATCACATGGACTGGCTGTCCCGCGACCCGGCCAAGCGGATTCTGACTGCGGAATGGCAGGCCATTCTCGACAAAACCACGCCCAATGCGCGCGTGTTGTGGAGAAGCGCCGGCCTGGATGGAACGTTCATTAATTCGGTGGAAGTCAACGTCGATGGCCAGAAACGTAAGCTGGCGGATCTGCTCCACTACAATCACGCCTTGGCGACCGAACTGCATGCAAAGGACCGCGTGCACACCTACGGCAGCTTCTGTATCGCGGATATTCACCGGTAA
- a CDS encoding DinB family protein has translation MLNWMAFTLRAQREANLLYGATAMASTISVLLDVMDFCRVRTLMTLDEIAKLPDPAAVLGWRPGPGRAHIGWQLTHIGITEELTATERMLGTTPAYADLVSRFKFGSVPDDDIPSVEQIREVLAGSRKHVLECFARFSDADLDTIPQWYQERGWNIRRILQILSWHEAHHQGQAHITFNLWKAAQPKTGA, from the coding sequence GTGTTGAACTGGATGGCGTTCACGCTGCGGGCGCAGCGTGAGGCAAATTTACTTTATGGGGCAACGGCAATGGCATCGACGATCAGTGTGTTGTTGGATGTGATGGATTTTTGTCGGGTTCGCACGCTGATGACGCTCGACGAAATCGCGAAGCTGCCGGATCCCGCCGCAGTCCTGGGCTGGCGGCCGGGGCCGGGGCGAGCGCACATCGGGTGGCAGTTGACTCATATTGGGATCACCGAAGAACTCACCGCGACGGAGCGGATGCTGGGGACGACGCCCGCTTACGCCGATCTGGTTTCCCGCTTTAAATTCGGCAGTGTTCCTGACGACGACATTCCGTCCGTCGAACAGATTCGCGAAGTGCTGGCCGGGTCACGCAAGCATGTGCTGGAATGCTTTGCCCGTTTCAGCGATGCCGATCTGGACACGATCCCTCAATGGTATCAGGAACGGGGCTGGAACATTCGCCGGATCCTGCAGATTCTGAGCTGGCACGAAGCGCACCATCAGGGGCAGGCGCATATCACGTTCAATCTCTGGAAAGCCGCTCAGCCGAAGACGGGAGCATAG
- a CDS encoding transposase, which produces MESREGIKARKHLSTNGLIRVVQERFSFVKDPRRGLVEIPLSDALMSAFAMFSLKCPSLLAFEEERKNPNIRRFYHIGRTPSDTRMREILDGVAPEEIRPAFADVFRCVQRGKILERFAYWKNCYLLACDGTGYFSSDKVHCTSCLEKHSQSGRITYSHAAVAAVIVHPDIREVIPLCPEPIIRQDGTEKNDCERNASRRLLSHVRKDHPHLGFIVTEDGLASNGPHIQDLRAHDMHFILGAKPGDHAFLFERATQAIDDGTAITWQTDDPDKSERKSYTAVAQLPLNAAHPDLMVNFVSCTVEKGKKSTTFSWVTDLPVEPREMMLPLIERGGRARWRIENETFNTLKNQDYHFEHNYGHGFKHLSTVLMMLMMLAFLVDQTSQLACPLFRAASAAMKSKRALWERLRALFFTAPFEDMEQLYRRIIRGFEDFPAPVNSS; this is translated from the coding sequence ATGGAATCGCGAGAAGGCATTAAGGCGCGGAAGCATTTGTCGACAAACGGGCTGATCCGTGTGGTTCAAGAGAGATTCTCTTTCGTGAAGGATCCACGACGGGGGCTCGTCGAGATTCCTCTGTCGGATGCGTTGATGTCGGCGTTCGCGATGTTCTCCCTGAAATGCCCGTCCTTGCTGGCGTTTGAAGAAGAACGTAAGAACCCCAACATCAGGCGGTTCTATCACATTGGACGTACTCCGAGTGACACCCGGATGCGGGAAATTCTGGATGGCGTCGCCCCCGAGGAAATTCGCCCTGCGTTCGCGGATGTGTTTCGCTGCGTGCAACGGGGTAAGATTCTGGAACGGTTTGCCTATTGGAAGAATTGCTATCTGCTCGCGTGCGATGGGACAGGCTATTTCTCGTCCGACAAGGTCCATTGCACATCGTGCCTGGAGAAGCACTCGCAGTCGGGCCGGATCACCTATTCGCATGCGGCCGTGGCAGCGGTGATCGTCCATCCCGACATTCGTGAAGTGATCCCGCTGTGCCCGGAACCGATCATTCGCCAGGATGGCACGGAGAAGAATGACTGTGAACGGAACGCTTCGCGACGTCTCTTGAGTCACGTTCGAAAAGACCATCCGCACCTGGGATTCATCGTCACAGAAGATGGGTTGGCCTCGAATGGACCGCACATTCAGGACCTGCGTGCTCATGACATGCATTTTATTCTGGGGGCCAAGCCGGGGGACCACGCGTTTTTGTTTGAGCGAGCAACACAAGCCATTGATGACGGGACTGCGATCACGTGGCAAACGGATGACCCCGACAAGAGTGAGCGAAAGAGTTACACCGCCGTGGCGCAACTCCCGCTGAACGCGGCCCACCCGGACCTGATGGTCAATTTTGTCTCGTGCACCGTCGAAAAGGGGAAGAAATCGACCACATTCAGTTGGGTGACGGACCTGCCCGTCGAACCCAGGGAAATGATGCTCCCACTGATCGAGCGAGGAGGTCGCGCCCGGTGGCGGATTGAGAACGAAACGTTCAACACACTCAAGAATCAGGACTACCATTTTGAGCACAACTACGGGCATGGATTCAAGCATCTGTCCACCGTCCTGATGATGTTGATGATGCTGGCGTTTCTGGTGGATCAGACATCGCAACTGGCTTGTCCGCTGTTCCGTGCCGCCTCTGCAGCGATGAAAAGCAAGCGGGCTTTATGGGAACGACTGCGAGCCCTCTTCTTTACCGCTCCCTTTGAAGACATGGAGCAGCTCTACCGAAGAATCATTCGAGGCTTCGAAGACTTCCCCGCCCCGGTCAATAGCTCGTAA
- a CDS encoding DUF2310 family Zn-ribbon-containing protein, which produces MFLAKIVFGPEPSERQDREELIDAAEWCLELLSRNGHINGPSVMQWCEGRLTSFSSLPRRDSLSPKFFGEFTRASWDLVVSRFGKAPQIEILNAEDSKRFQSWKRSTWLFLYPFDFPEMSGLRIGDSTSPVPLYLLPISEGTREHICFWIRDYQHHYGIWLSGGALENSAYTELTDFQSCLLKTGRELAKEVERATGKETMSFAWSYSEREDDKEARSCPGCGRDWQKTIPSRHRDQYTLFDCVCRRCRLVR; this is translated from the coding sequence ATGTTCCTTGCCAAGATTGTCTTCGGACCTGAGCCCTCAGAGCGACAAGATCGCGAAGAGTTGATCGATGCTGCTGAGTGGTGTTTGGAACTGCTATCTCGGAATGGGCATATTAATGGACCATCCGTAATGCAATGGTGCGAGGGGAGGTTAACCTCTTTCTCGTCACTGCCGCGTCGAGACTCTTTGTCTCCGAAATTTTTCGGAGAATTTACGCGTGCCAGTTGGGATCTCGTTGTCTCTCGCTTCGGCAAAGCTCCTCAGATTGAGATCCTCAATGCTGAGGATTCAAAGCGGTTTCAATCCTGGAAACGCTCAACCTGGTTATTCCTTTATCCATTTGATTTTCCGGAAATGAGCGGGCTAAGAATCGGTGACAGCACTTCTCCGGTTCCACTTTATCTTTTGCCAATTTCCGAGGGGACTCGTGAACACATTTGCTTCTGGATCCGTGATTACCAACACCACTATGGCATCTGGCTGTCGGGAGGTGCCTTAGAAAATTCTGCCTATACTGAACTGACCGATTTTCAAAGTTGTCTTCTTAAGACCGGCCGTGAACTCGCGAAAGAAGTTGAACGCGCGACCGGAAAAGAGACCATGTCTTTCGCATGGAGCTATTCTGAGAGGGAGGATGATAAGGAGGCACGGTCGTGCCCAGGGTGTGGTCGCGACTGGCAAAAGACAATTCCATCCCGACATCGGGATCAGTACACGTTATTCGACTGCGTCTGCCGCCGCTGCCGACTGGTCAGATAA
- a CDS encoding metallophosphoesterase family protein, which yields MLIGILSDTHNQRRRTESAVRLLQDEGAEALIHCGDLTDPDIVTICSALQCYFVLGNNDLRSAELIQAAIEKAQGSINLGWGGEVTLAGKRIGITHGHIPREYRRLRASNPDYLFTGHTHIPSDRIEGATRDINPGALHRASQYTVMIGNLADDQFRLLRVPE from the coding sequence ATGCTGATCGGTATCTTGTCAGACACGCATAACCAGCGAAGACGTACCGAGTCAGCCGTTCGACTCCTGCAGGACGAGGGGGCAGAAGCACTCATTCATTGTGGCGACCTGACCGACCCCGACATCGTGACGATTTGCTCGGCCCTCCAGTGCTACTTTGTCCTGGGAAACAATGACCTGCGTAGTGCCGAGTTAATTCAAGCTGCGATCGAAAAAGCACAGGGCTCGATCAACCTGGGATGGGGCGGCGAAGTCACTCTCGCGGGGAAGCGAATCGGCATCACGCATGGTCATATCCCTCGCGAGTACCGGCGGCTGCGAGCGAGCAACCCCGACTACCTCTTTACCGGTCACACGCATATCCCTTCGGATCGAATCGAAGGGGCGACTCGCGACATCAATCCCGGTGCACTTCACCGGGCCTCGCAGTACACCGTCATGATCGGCAACCTGGCCGACGACCAGTTCCGTCTGTTGCGAGTCCCCGAATAA
- a CDS encoding amidohydrolase family protein has translation MDVVLKSITLWAANQHYEEDNRGSIEVGKLADFVILDKNPPKCISERCSDAE, from the coding sequence GTGGATGTGGTTCTCAAGTCGATCACCCTGTGGGCAGCCAACCAGCACTACGAGGAAGACAACCGCGGTTCGATCGAAGTGGGCAAGCTGGCCGATTTCGTCATCCTCGACAAGAACCCACCAAAATGCATTTCCGAGAGGTGCTCTGATGCAGAATAG
- a CDS encoding M42 family metallopeptidase — protein MDSISLQFLKDLLLAPSPSGYERPVQDVVRRYASGFTESIRTDWHGNVIVGVNPTGSPRIMLAGHCDQIGLLVKHIDDRGFLWVHAIGGWDPQVLLGQDVQVWTKNGPIPGVIARKAIHLQTPDDRKVVPEIKNLWVDIAVRDGAEARSLVSIGDPITVQLGFRELRNGFAAAPGMDNKVGAWTVISAAERVSRENPKAAVFAVSTVQEEIGLRGVQTSAHQIDPQLGIVVDVTHATDCPTIDENQFGRIKVGQGPVLYRGPNVNPVLFDQLIAKAAQNSIPVQVNGLASAASNDAAQLQLTRGGVATGLVCIPNRYMHSPVEVISLQDLDQAAELIAQFCLSVDSKSDFTP, from the coding sequence ATGGACAGTATTTCACTTCAATTTCTCAAAGATCTGCTGCTCGCCCCCAGCCCCTCGGGATACGAGCGACCTGTTCAGGACGTCGTGCGCCGCTACGCGAGTGGCTTCACCGAATCGATCCGCACCGACTGGCACGGAAACGTGATCGTGGGAGTCAATCCGACCGGTTCACCCCGCATTATGCTGGCGGGCCACTGCGACCAGATCGGCCTGCTTGTCAAACATATCGACGACCGTGGTTTCCTATGGGTGCACGCGATCGGTGGCTGGGATCCTCAGGTTCTGCTCGGTCAGGATGTTCAGGTCTGGACCAAAAACGGCCCCATCCCCGGTGTGATCGCTCGCAAAGCGATTCATTTGCAAACCCCCGACGACCGCAAAGTGGTCCCCGAAATCAAGAACTTGTGGGTCGATATTGCCGTCCGCGACGGTGCCGAAGCACGCAGCCTTGTTTCGATTGGTGACCCGATCACCGTCCAGCTCGGCTTCCGCGAACTCCGTAACGGGTTCGCCGCTGCCCCCGGGATGGATAACAAGGTCGGTGCCTGGACCGTCATTTCCGCCGCCGAACGAGTCAGCCGGGAAAATCCCAAGGCGGCTGTCTTCGCTGTCTCGACCGTGCAGGAAGAGATCGGCCTGCGTGGTGTCCAGACCAGTGCCCACCAGATTGATCCGCAACTGGGAATCGTCGTCGATGTGACCCACGCCACCGACTGCCCCACCATCGACGAAAACCAGTTCGGCCGCATCAAAGTCGGTCAGGGCCCCGTCCTCTATCGTGGTCCCAACGTCAATCCCGTCCTCTTCGATCAACTCATCGCCAAAGCCGCACAGAACTCGATTCCGGTGCAGGTGAATGGCCTCGCCTCCGCTGCCAGCAACGACGCAGCACAACTTCAACTGACTCGCGGCGGTGTCGCCACCGGCCTGGTTTGTATCCCGAACCGCTACATGCACAGTCCCGTTGAGGTCATTTCTCTCCAGGATCTCGACCAAGCCGCAGAGCTCATTGCCCAGTTCTGTCTCTCTGTCGATTCCAAGAGCGACTTCACCCCCTGA
- a CDS encoding prepilin-type N-terminal cleavage/methylation domain-containing protein: MQNSKEPAKETASWGPYKSCSHRRGFTLIEVIMASTILLIAYVTTETSIRNLGWCIGVATGSVVMATLLWCTRCLFWFWGQQKEKEIREFNAGISGIYQVVQLPDDSQISELSAGATISIGDYGWKSESRDEEELVYLHGLTDSWGVAWCCGFKPEQIRYVCSKPRSQYYLPISWIKDQSNAPLCPFPIKCQGGGEYDFPIRRGELNEGLQHHLVYWRQFRRNRKR, translated from the coding sequence ATGCAGAATAGCAAAGAACCTGCAAAGGAGACGGCAAGTTGGGGCCCGTACAAGTCGTGTAGTCACCGAAGAGGATTCACATTAATCGAAGTGATCATGGCGTCAACGATATTGTTGATTGCCTATGTGACAACAGAGACATCAATACGCAATCTGGGGTGGTGTATTGGCGTGGCAACTGGCAGTGTCGTCATGGCGACACTGCTGTGGTGCACCCGTTGTCTGTTTTGGTTCTGGGGGCAACAGAAAGAGAAAGAAATCCGGGAGTTTAATGCCGGGATTTCGGGAATTTATCAGGTTGTGCAATTGCCCGATGATTCGCAGATATCTGAATTGTCCGCTGGCGCCACAATTTCGATCGGAGACTATGGCTGGAAATCCGAGTCTCGTGACGAGGAAGAGCTTGTGTATTTACATGGGCTCACCGACTCGTGGGGTGTTGCCTGGTGTTGCGGCTTTAAGCCGGAACAAATTCGGTATGTATGCTCTAAGCCGAGATCTCAGTATTACCTTCCAATTAGCTGGATTAAGGATCAATCCAACGCACCATTGTGCCCGTTCCCCATTAAGTGCCAGGGTGGCGGTGAATATGATTTCCCGATTCGACGAGGGGAATTGAACGAAGGTTTGCAGCATCACTTAGTCTACTGGCGGCAATTTCGCCGAAATCGAAAGAGGTGA